Proteins found in one Zea mays cultivar B73 chromosome 1, Zm-B73-REFERENCE-NAM-5.0, whole genome shotgun sequence genomic segment:
- the LOC100285784 gene encoding Tobamovirus multiplication protein 3: MRGLLAVEAAGAASVPASVLHGAVDWWRDVNESPLWQDRIFHALAVLYGIVSAVALVQLIRIECRVPEYGWTTQKVFHFLNFLVNGVRSVVFVLRRNVQLVEPEIIQHVLLDMPGLAFFTTYALLVLFWAEIYYQARAMSTDGLRPTFYWINGVVYAIQIILWLVLWWKPVRVMVILPKMFFAGVSLFAALGFVLYGGRLFLMLQRFPVDSKGRRKKLQEVGYVTTICFSCFLIRCVMLCLNSFDKEADLDVLNHPILNFLYYLLVEIVPSALVLFILRKLPPKRGITQYHPIH, encoded by the exons ATGAGGGGGTTGCTGGCGGTGGAGGCCGCGGGCGCGGCGTCGGTCCCGGCCTCGGTACTCCACGGCGCCGTGGACTGGTGGCGCGACGTCAACGAGTCGCCGCTGTGGCAGGACCGCATATTTCACGCGCTCGCCGTGCTCTACGGCATCGTCTCGGCCGTCGCGCTG GTCCAATTAATCAGAATCGAGTGTAGGGTGCCAGAGTATGGATGGACAACGCAGAAGGTGTTCCATTTTCTAAACTTCCTTGTGAACGGCG TGCGGTCTGTCGTGTTTGTGCTGCGGCGAAATGTGCAACTTGTAGAGCCTGAG ATAATACAACATGTGCTTCTGGATATGCCCGGGCTTGCATTCTTCACGACATATGCACTTTTAGTGCTCTTCTGGGCTGAGATTTATTATCAG GCACGTGCAATGTCGACTGATGGGCTTAGACCAACTTTCTATTGGATCAACGGTGTGGTCTATGCAATTCAG ATAATTCTATGGTTGGTTTTATGGTGGAAACCAGTTCGAGTTATGGTCATTTTGCCAAAGATGTTCTTTGCAG GTGTATCACTATTTGCTGCCCTTGGATTTGTTCTGTATGGAGGAAG GTTATTTCTGATGTTGCAGCGTTTTCCTGTAGATTCGAAAGGAAGGAGAAAGAAATTGCAGGAG GTTGGCTATGTGACTACCATCTGTTTTTCTTGTTTCTTGATCAGATGTGTCATG CTGTGCCTCAATTCATTTGATAAAGAAGCAGATCTTGATGTCCTGAACCATCCAATCCTGAACTTCCTCTATTACCTG CTGGTTGAGATAGTGCCTTCGGCTCTGGTGCTCTTCATTCTACGGAAACTGCCTCCAAAACGTGGGATCACACAATATCACCCAATCCATTAG